DNA from Bacteroidales bacterium:
TTTCGCGGACTAAAATTCAATATTACCTGTATTTGTTGATCTCCGAGTATTCGTGTGTATGACAGGATACCGTTATTACCGGTTTCCGTAAACTCTATCCCTCCTTGTTGCAACACGGTCATTTCTTTTCTCAAAGCAATCAGCCGGCGGTAAACGTTCAGCACGGAGTTTTCATCAGCTGCTTCATTTTCCGTATTCACGTGCTGATAATTCTTGTGCAGCGGCAGCCACGGTTCACCGGAAGTAAAGCCTCCTGCCGTACCAGCATCCCACTGCATGGGTGTTCGCCCCGGGTCGCGGCCGTTATATAACGGCCAGAACATTTTCCCATATTGGTCGTTGATTTGCCTGTATGGAATATGGACGTTTGTCATGCCGATCTCGTCTCCGTAGTAGATGAACGGTACACCTTTCAGTGTTAGTAACAATACGGCCAGCAGCCTGGCTTTTCCGGATGTATGCCGTTCCCGGCCAAAACGCTTCACGCTGCGGCCCATATCGTGGTTCGAGAAGGCAAAGCACGGCCAGCCTGCAGGTGGCAGGGCGTCATAGTATGATTGTATGGCCCGGTAATATTTACGGGCGTTCCAGGTACAGAAAAGTAACGAAAAGTCGAATGCCATGTGCAGCATATCATCGTTGCCGAGGAAACTTGCGACTAAATCCGGATCACCGGGTGGTAATACATATATTTCGCCGACGCTGGTCTTTTCAGGATACTCGTCGAGCAACGAGCGGAAATCACGCAATATGTCGTATGTTTCCGGCCTGTTCCTGTTGTAAACTTTTGTACGGCTTAAT
Protein-coding regions in this window:
- a CDS encoding DUF3459 domain-containing protein; protein product: TNSKAPNNWRTNFLQRAWHRDTVTGQFYYHSFFKEQPDLNWRNKDMKRAFFDHIRFWLDLGVDGFRLDVVNMIVKDSLLRNNPLLSRTKVYNRNRPETYDILRDFRSLLDEYPEKTSVGEIYVLPPGDPDLVASFLGNDDMLHMAFDFSLLFCTWNARKYYRAIQSYYDALPPAGWPCFAFSNHDMGRSVKRFGRERHTSGKARLLAVLLLTLKGVPFIYYGDEIGMTNVHIPYRQINDQYGKMFWPLYNGRDPGRTPMQWDAGTAGGFTSGEPWLPLHKNYQHVNTENEAADENSVLNVYRRLIALRKEMTVLQQGGIEFTETGNNGILSYTRILGDQQIQVILNFSPRKRTIPGMPEDDELIFSTHRNSIDEGSKLVLQPFEAMVISLSLSPNNHNKILTIR